The following proteins are co-located in the Fluviicola sp. genome:
- a CDS encoding NAD(P)/FAD-dependent oxidoreductase, with the protein MIETDIIIIGAGPVGLFTVFEAGLLKLRCHLIDSLPQPGGQCSEIYPKKPIYDIPGFPSVLAGDLVANLMEQAAPFKPGFTLGEAASGIDKQEDGSFIVTTVKGTQHKAPVVMIAGGLGVFEPRKPPIESIGLFEEKGVDYIIKDPEVFRGKKCVIAGGGDSALDWSIYLAENNIASEVTLVHRSASFRGHLDSVQKVIDMAGSGKISLITEAEVTDLKGGSSLEEVIISHSKNGEIITKADHFIPLFGLKPSLGPIADWGLEIEKSAIKVNTLDYSTNIPGIYAIGDVNTYENKLKLILCGFHEGTLAVQSAFARIHPDKKNILKYTTVNGVNGF; encoded by the coding sequence ATGATCGAAACAGATATCATTATCATTGGTGCAGGGCCGGTTGGCCTCTTTACCGTTTTTGAAGCCGGATTGTTAAAATTGCGCTGTCATCTGATTGACTCGCTGCCACAGCCCGGCGGACAGTGTTCGGAGATTTATCCCAAAAAACCGATTTATGATATTCCCGGATTTCCATCCGTTTTGGCCGGAGATCTGGTAGCTAATTTAATGGAGCAGGCAGCACCGTTTAAACCCGGGTTTACTTTGGGAGAAGCTGCTTCCGGGATTGACAAGCAGGAAGACGGTTCATTTATCGTGACTACGGTTAAAGGAACGCAACATAAAGCCCCGGTTGTTATGATCGCCGGTGGATTGGGAGTTTTCGAACCGCGTAAACCGCCTATCGAAAGCATCGGGTTATTTGAAGAAAAAGGAGTGGACTACATCATCAAAGACCCGGAAGTTTTCCGCGGAAAGAAATGTGTGATTGCCGGAGGAGGCGATTCTGCACTGGATTGGTCGATTTACTTGGCGGAAAACAACATTGCTTCGGAAGTGACGCTGGTACACAGAAGCGCTTCGTTTCGTGGACATTTGGATTCGGTACAGAAAGTGATCGATATGGCCGGAAGCGGTAAAATCTCGTTGATTACAGAAGCCGAAGTAACTGATCTGAAAGGAGGAAGCTCCCTGGAAGAAGTAATCATCAGCCATTCCAAAAACGGGGAGATAATTACCAAAGCAGATCATTTTATTCCTTTGTTCGGATTGAAGCCTTCTTTAGGACCGATCGCGGACTGGGGACTGGAAATCGAAAAAAGCGCCATTAAAGTTAATACGCTGGATTATTCCACCAACATCCCGGGAATTTATGCCATCGGAGATGTGAATACCTATGAGAATAAACTGAAACTGATCCTGTGTGGATTTCACGAAGGGACGTTAGCGGTTCAATCTGCTTTTGCACGGATACACCCGGATAAGAAAAATATCCTGAAGTATACGACCGTAAATGGGGTGAATGGGTTTTAA
- a CDS encoding GTP-binding protein, which yields MDLLRFFTAGNVDDGKSTLIGRLLYDSESISTDIIETLTRQSKTTGENTEIDLALLTDGLRAEREQGITIDVAYKYFSTDKRKFIIADTPGHAQYTRNMFTGASTAQLAIILVDARNGITEQTKRHSIISAVLGIPQVLLCINKMDLAGYSEQRFDEIVSEYADFSQKIGLKKVDYIPTSALVGENVVHKSTQMNWYPGPSLLHYLENIEIEASEVSDEARFQVQYVIRPQTEELHDYRGYAGSVLNGTFHTGDEVTVLPSGLSSRISKIESNLKEADSAGKNQPVILHLEDDLDISRGNTIVPSNALPVSEKSLNATICWMDNASFNAGQKFILQQNSFRTKAAIKEIYSKIDIHSFKDLESDGTLRLNELAKVSLKTAEAVSYDPFQKLAKTGAFILINENTNQTVAAGVL from the coding sequence ATGGATTTACTAAGATTTTTTACGGCAGGAAATGTAGATGACGGCAAAAGTACCCTGATCGGGCGTTTGTTGTATGACAGCGAGTCCATTTCCACGGATATTATAGAAACACTCACACGCCAGAGTAAAACAACGGGTGAGAACACGGAAATAGACCTGGCTTTGTTAACAGACGGTCTGCGTGCCGAACGCGAACAAGGGATCACGATCGATGTGGCTTACAAATACTTTTCGACAGACAAGCGTAAGTTCATCATCGCTGATACTCCGGGACACGCACAATATACGCGAAATATGTTCACAGGTGCTTCAACGGCTCAACTGGCCATTATCCTTGTGGATGCGCGAAACGGAATTACGGAGCAAACAAAACGTCACAGCATTATTTCAGCGGTGCTGGGAATTCCGCAAGTCTTATTGTGTATCAACAAAATGGACCTGGCAGGTTACAGCGAGCAACGCTTCGACGAAATTGTCTCCGAATACGCGGATTTTTCCCAAAAGATCGGGTTGAAAAAGGTAGATTACATCCCGACTTCTGCCCTGGTGGGAGAAAACGTGGTGCATAAAAGCACACAGATGAACTGGTATCCCGGACCATCATTGCTTCATTACCTGGAAAATATTGAGATCGAAGCTTCCGAAGTTTCCGATGAAGCGCGTTTCCAGGTGCAATACGTGATCCGTCCGCAAACAGAAGAACTGCACGATTACAGAGGGTATGCAGGAAGCGTTCTGAACGGAACATTTCACACAGGAGATGAGGTAACGGTTTTACCTTCCGGTTTGTCTAGCAGGATCTCTAAGATTGAAAGCAATTTGAAGGAAGCAGACAGTGCAGGAAAAAATCAGCCGGTAATCCTTCATCTGGAAGACGATCTGGACATCAGCCGCGGAAATACAATTGTTCCGTCAAATGCTTTGCCGGTATCGGAGAAGTCACTGAATGCAACGATCTGCTGGATGGACAATGCGTCATTTAACGCCGGACAGAAATTCATTCTTCAGCAAAACAGTTTCCGCACGAAAGCGGCGATCAAAGAAATTTACTCAAAGATCGATATTCACAGCTTTAAGGATTTGGAAAGTGACGGAACACTTCGCCTGAACGAATTGGCTAAAGTTTCCCTTAAAACAGCTGAAGCGGTGAGTTACGATCCGTTCCAAAAGCTGGCGAAAACAGGTGCTTTTATCTTAATTAACGAAAATACCAATCAAACAGTGGCCGCGGGAGTCCTGTAA
- a CDS encoding M1 family aminopeptidase, whose amino-acid sequence MKNKTPVSPRWWILSLLFLPFFHFAQDAKGSCSSVKRHANSQLKSNTFTVAQIAQTELYDVHYYFLNLNMTNTTTTLSGSGEIHATAREDLDTALVEFFQTFVISSIEVDGTPVTYARQNSALKIPVNKLQGENFVIHVNYSGTPPNATTNPLGGGGMTNQSSPSWGNQVTWSLSEPFAAYEWFPAKQSLKDKADSCSVWITVPTNCKAGSNGVLQQVVDLGNGTHRFEWKHRHPIDYYLISVAVAKYVEYNVTANPAGSGPVLIQNYIYDNPATLPNFQDDIDETVDFLELYADLFGPYPFADEKYGHCMAPISGGMEHQTMTTQGFFNPTLTCHELAHQWFGDHATCSSWADIWVNEGFASYAEYIMLENLYPGDELQDMLDRHDNIMSQPGGSVWVEDSLSDGSIFSGRLVYDKGAAIVHTLRFLVNDDQVFYDALKAYQVLFADSVASGIELVDVIENESGKDFSSFLEEWYFGEGYPTYSVRWNNVGSDLLLEINQTTSRPTVTPLFTNDLELLFDRTGVADTTIRFQITGTQNQFIIPNATNYVNITKIDPNNWICNKSNGIVKDINFTAGIQENAEQSRISVYPNPSNGPVTIEMATAGDYSLVLMDSKGSEIAAKEFNGSTSIDLKNQAQGTYILQVVSKATGEKFSKLIKR is encoded by the coding sequence ATGAAAAACAAAACTCCTGTAAGTCCGCGATGGTGGATTCTCTCTCTCCTTTTCCTTCCTTTTTTTCACTTTGCACAAGATGCGAAAGGGTCCTGTTCGTCCGTTAAAAGACATGCCAATTCCCAGCTGAAGAGCAACACATTTACCGTTGCACAGATTGCGCAAACGGAATTGTACGATGTCCATTATTATTTCCTGAATCTGAATATGACCAACACCACAACTACGTTGTCAGGTTCCGGTGAAATTCATGCAACAGCGCGTGAAGACTTGGACACCGCTTTGGTTGAATTCTTCCAGACATTCGTTATTTCTTCCATTGAAGTGGATGGAACACCCGTTACATATGCGCGTCAGAACAGCGCTTTAAAAATTCCGGTGAACAAACTTCAGGGAGAAAATTTTGTGATCCATGTGAATTACAGCGGAACACCTCCGAATGCAACAACCAATCCTTTGGGCGGCGGCGGAATGACCAACCAGAGTTCTCCTTCCTGGGGAAACCAGGTAACCTGGTCTTTGTCTGAACCATTTGCTGCCTATGAATGGTTTCCTGCCAAACAATCGCTGAAAGACAAGGCCGACAGTTGTTCGGTTTGGATCACGGTTCCAACCAACTGTAAAGCCGGTTCGAACGGTGTACTTCAGCAAGTGGTTGATCTGGGAAACGGAACGCATCGTTTTGAATGGAAACACCGCCACCCGATCGATTATTACCTGATTTCCGTTGCCGTAGCCAAATACGTGGAATACAACGTAACGGCTAATCCTGCAGGTTCCGGGCCCGTCCTGATCCAGAATTACATTTACGACAACCCGGCTACGTTGCCTAATTTCCAGGATGATATCGATGAAACGGTTGACTTTTTGGAATTGTATGCCGATTTGTTCGGGCCCTACCCCTTTGCAGATGAAAAATACGGCCACTGCATGGCACCGATTTCCGGTGGGATGGAACACCAGACAATGACTACACAGGGATTCTTTAATCCTACTTTGACTTGTCACGAATTGGCACACCAATGGTTCGGAGATCATGCAACCTGTTCTTCCTGGGCTGATATCTGGGTGAACGAAGGTTTTGCTTCCTATGCGGAATACATCATGCTGGAAAACCTGTACCCGGGAGATGAATTGCAGGACATGCTTGACCGCCATGACAACATTATGTCGCAGCCGGGCGGTTCGGTTTGGGTAGAAGATTCTTTGAGCGACGGAAGTATTTTCTCCGGCCGGTTGGTTTATGACAAAGGAGCGGCGATTGTTCACACACTTCGCTTCCTGGTGAACGACGACCAGGTGTTCTACGATGCACTGAAAGCTTATCAGGTCCTGTTTGCCGATTCCGTTGCTTCTGGTATTGAATTGGTAGATGTTATTGAAAATGAAAGCGGGAAAGATTTCTCCAGCTTCCTGGAAGAATGGTATTTCGGTGAAGGATATCCTACTTATTCTGTTCGCTGGAACAACGTGGGCAGTGATTTGTTACTGGAAATCAATCAAACAACCTCCAGACCAACGGTTACTCCTTTATTTACGAATGACCTGGAATTGCTTTTCGATAGAACCGGTGTTGCAGATACAACCATCCGTTTCCAGATTACCGGAACTCAAAACCAATTCATCATCCCGAACGCAACCAATTATGTGAACATCACTAAAATCGACCCGAATAACTGGATCTGCAACAAATCGAACGGGATCGTAAAAGACATCAACTTTACTGCAGGAATCCAGGAAAATGCAGAGCAATCACGCATTTCTGTTTATCCGAATCCTTCCAACGGTCCTGTAACCATTGAAATGGCAACTGCCGGAGATTACAGTTTGGTTTTGATGGATTCCAAAGGAAGTGAAATCGCTGCGAAGGAATTTAACGGATCAACTTCCATTGATTTGAAAAACCAGGCACAGGGAACTTATATTCTGCAGGTTGTTTCAAAAGCTACCGGAGAAAAGTTCAGCAAGTTGATTAAGAGATAA